A genomic window from Anthonomus grandis grandis chromosome 2, icAntGran1.3, whole genome shotgun sequence includes:
- the LOC126750672 gene encoding replication factor C subunit 2: MTDIEVMDVDDAQPGPSKIREEPISKKTSNLPWIEKYRPQTFEEIVGNEDTITRLSVFATQGNVPNVIIAGPPGVGKTTTILCLAKIMLGPAFKDAVLELNASNDRGIDVVRNKVKMFAQQKVTLPQGKHKIIILDEVDSMTEGAQQALRRTMEIYSNTTRFALACNYSEKVIEPIQSRCAILRYSRLTDAQVLARVIQICEKENVKYTEDGLEAIVFTAQGDMRQALNNLQSTHNGFGEVNSVNVFKVCDEPHPMLIKDMLRSCVEGDIRKAYKVVEHLWNLGYAAEDIIKNIFKVCKNMDLNESIKLAFIKEIGITHQRIIEGLTTLLQMSGLLSRMCMAAQGLKQN, from the exons ATGACGGACATAGAAGTAATGGATGTAGATGATGCTCAACCAGGGCCTTCGAAAATAAGGGAGGAACCTATATCAAAAAAAACAAGCAACTTGCCCTG gatAGAGAAGTATAGGCCTCAAACATTTGAAGAAATTGTGGGCAATGAGGATACTATTACACGACTATCAGTATTTGCAACACAAGGAAATGTACCTAACGTCATTATTGCT GGTCCTCCTGGTGTTGGTAAAACCACCACCATTCTTTGCTTGGCTAAAATTATGTTGGGCCCAGCATTTAAAGATGCAGTTTTAGAATTAAATGCCTCAAATGATAGAGGGATTGATGTTGTAAGAAACAAAGTCAAAATGTTTGCGCAGCAAAAAGTCACTTTGCCTCAAGGAAAACACAAGATTATTATTTTGGATGAGGTTGACAG tatgACTGAAGGTGCGCAACAAGCTTTAAGGAGAACCATGGAAATCTATAGTAACACGACGAGATTTGCCCTAGCTTGTAACTATAGTGAAAAAGTTATAGAACCTATACAATCCAGATGCGCCATTCTAAGATATTCTCGTTTAACAGATGCTCAAGTTTTGGCAAGAGTTATACAGATTTgtgaaaaagaaaat gtaaaatacaCAGAGGATGGTCTAGAAGCGATAGTTTTTACTGCACAAGGTGATATGAGACAGGCTCTAAATAATCTACAGTCAACTCACAATGGTTTTGGGGAAGTCAACTcagtaaatgtttttaaagtGTGTGATGAACCTCATCCGATGCTTATTAAAGATATGCTTAGATCATGTGTGGAAGGAGACATTAGGAAGGCTTATAAG GTTGTTGAGCATCTGTGGAACCTAGGATATGCTGCTGAAgatataatcaaaaatattttcaaagtatgTAAAAACATGGATTTGAACGAGAGCATTAAATTAGCTTTTATAAAg GAGATCGGAATAACACATCAAAGAATTATCGAAGGCCTCACAACATTATTGCAAATGTCTGGCCTACTATCACGAATGTGCATGGCTGCTCAAGGattaaagcaaaattga